In Quercus robur chromosome 10, dhQueRobu3.1, whole genome shotgun sequence, a genomic segment contains:
- the LOC126702625 gene encoding uncharacterized protein LOC126702625 isoform X3, with translation MEMANVPSSSPPTPTSPPSASNSENSATSPTTSLTPPNPLHLQVVDEGPTPNNGSLNVDDKKPDFPHQHFKFLDSTDYIEKFKKYEADYTFRLMAKYFSKKNLYGGSIFDGNMTIDDEVIKSSRPYCVKVALYPIICKPSAGF, from the exons atggaaATGGCGAACGTGCCATCAAGTTCACCTCCAACACCAACCTCGCCGCCGTCGGCCTCCAATTCGGAGAACTCCGCCACCAGCCCCACCACTTCTCTCACTCCACCTAACCCACTTCACCTTcag GTTGTCGACGAAGGACCAACCCCGAATAATGGATCTCTCAATGTCGACGACAAAAAGCCTGACTTTCCACACCAACACTTCAA GTTTCTTGACAGCACAGACTACATTGAGAAGTTCAAGAAATATGAAGCTGACTACACTTTCCGGTTGATGGCAAAATATTTCTCTAAGAAGAATCTATATGGAG GCAGCATATTTGATGGGAACATGACAATAGATGATGAGGTCATAAAGTCAAGCAG GCCCTATTGTGTGAAGGTGGCCTTGTACCCGATCATATGCAAACCCAGTGCAGGGTTTTGA
- the LOC126702625 gene encoding uncharacterized protein LOC126702625 isoform X1, whose translation MEMANVPSSSPPTPTSPPSASNSENSATSPTTSLTPPNPLHLQVVDEGPTPNNGSLNVDDKKPDFPHQHFKFLDSTDYIEKFKKYEADYTFRLMAKYFSKKNLYGGSIFDGNMTIDDEVIKSSRWPCTRSYANPVQGFEDQSSSIPAYSDETPTDISNGKHPVRKTS comes from the exons atggaaATGGCGAACGTGCCATCAAGTTCACCTCCAACACCAACCTCGCCGCCGTCGGCCTCCAATTCGGAGAACTCCGCCACCAGCCCCACCACTTCTCTCACTCCACCTAACCCACTTCACCTTcag GTTGTCGACGAAGGACCAACCCCGAATAATGGATCTCTCAATGTCGACGACAAAAAGCCTGACTTTCCACACCAACACTTCAA GTTTCTTGACAGCACAGACTACATTGAGAAGTTCAAGAAATATGAAGCTGACTACACTTTCCGGTTGATGGCAAAATATTTCTCTAAGAAGAATCTATATGGAG GCAGCATATTTGATGGGAACATGACAATAGATGATGAGGTCATAAAGTCAAGCAG GTGGCCTTGTACCCGATCATATGCAAACCCAGTGCAGGGTTTTGAAGACCAAAGCAGCAGTATTCCAGCTTATTCAGATGAAACTCCAACTGATATATCAAACGGGAAGCACCCAGTAAGAAAGACTAGCTGA
- the LOC126702625 gene encoding uncharacterized protein LOC126702625 isoform X2, producing the protein MEMANVPSSSPPTPTSPPSASNSENSATSPTTSLTPPNPLHLQVVDEGPTPNNGSLNVDDKKPDFPHQHFNTDYIEKFKKYEADYTFRLMAKYFSKKNLYGGSIFDGNMTIDDEVIKSSRWPCTRSYANPVQGFEDQSSSIPAYSDETPTDISNGKHPVRKTS; encoded by the exons atggaaATGGCGAACGTGCCATCAAGTTCACCTCCAACACCAACCTCGCCGCCGTCGGCCTCCAATTCGGAGAACTCCGCCACCAGCCCCACCACTTCTCTCACTCCACCTAACCCACTTCACCTTcag GTTGTCGACGAAGGACCAACCCCGAATAATGGATCTCTCAATGTCGACGACAAAAAGCCTGACTTTCCACACCAACACTTCAA CACAGACTACATTGAGAAGTTCAAGAAATATGAAGCTGACTACACTTTCCGGTTGATGGCAAAATATTTCTCTAAGAAGAATCTATATGGAG GCAGCATATTTGATGGGAACATGACAATAGATGATGAGGTCATAAAGTCAAGCAG GTGGCCTTGTACCCGATCATATGCAAACCCAGTGCAGGGTTTTGAAGACCAAAGCAGCAGTATTCCAGCTTATTCAGATGAAACTCCAACTGATATATCAAACGGGAAGCACCCAGTAAGAAAGACTAGCTGA